DNA from Actinomycetota bacterium:
GCGCCAGGCCGTCGAGACTGCTGTCGAGCAGGAACGGCGCTATCGCCTGCTGGCCGACAACGTCAGCGACGTCATCGCCACCTACAGTCCTGACGGCATCTTTAGCTACCTCTCGCCGTCGATCAGCGAACTTCTCGGCTACTCTCCAGAAGAGATGATCGGGCGGACGCCCTATGACATCATGGTTCCGGAAGACCATGACCGCGTCGCCCGAGAGTTCAGGCAGGCCGCCAAAACCCGACTGCCTCTAACCGTCGAATATCGAGCGATGACCAAGGATGGCCGGGTGCGGTGGCTCGAAGCGCGGTCCCGATTCCAGCGTGATGAGAATGACGTCATCGTCGAGATCAACGATTCCGTTCGGGACGTGACGGAGCGGCGCGAGCGCGAGGTGGCTCTTGCCGAAGCGCGCGCGGTGGCAGAGGACGCCGCCCGGATGAAGGCTGACTTCCTCGCCAACATGAGCCACGAAATCCGGACCCCGCTCAACGGAGTTTTGGGGTTCGCAGAGGTCCTGTCCAACACAGCCCTGGATCATGATCAGAGGCGATACCTCGATCGCATCCGGACAGCTGGAAAAGGGTTATCCGCCCTGATCGACGATATCCTTGATTTCTCCAAGATCGAATCCGGCAAGATGACCACGGAACGACGGGCATTTGATCTAAAACGGCTCGCAGCCGATGTGGTCGAGCTGACGCAGGTGAGTGTGGCGGGGCGACTGGATCTTGAGCTCGCGTTCGACGACGGCGTCAGCCCCTGGATGATGGGTGACGAGCAACGCACAAGGCAGGTGCTTTTGAACCTGCTCGGCAACGCGGCAAAGTTCACGCATGAGGGTTCTGTCATACTGAGGGTCGGGCATTCGGGCGGTCAACTCGACCTCAGGGTCATAGACACCGGGATCGGGATTTCCTCTGAGGCCCTCTCCGGTCTTTTCGAGGGTTTCACCCAGGCCGACACAACGGTTGGTCGCAGGTTCGGCGGCACTGGTCTGGGGCTTAACATCAGCAGATCTCTTGCCCGACTGATGCAAGGCGACGTGACCCTGGAGAGCCAACCCGACACCGGCACCACGGCGATCTTTACCCTGCCCTATGCGCCGGCCGAGGCTCAGTCGCCGACTGCTTCGGCATCAACAGACGCATCATCAACCCGGCCCCTGAAGATCCTCGCGGTGGACGACGTCGCGGCGAATCTCGAACTTCTGGATATCCTGCTTGCCCGCGCGGGCCACGCCGTCGTCTGCGCCACGTCAGGAGACGCGGCGATCAAGTGTCTTGAACGCGACGCCGGGTTCGATCTCGTTCTCATGGATGTCCAGATGCCCGGAATGGATGGTCTGGCCGCCACCCGTCTGGTTCGCGCGATGGCCAACGGGGCGGAGCGAATACCAGTGGTTGCCCTCACCGCGAACGTGCTGGCAGATCAGATCGAGGCCTGTCGCGCCGCCGGGATGGACGATCATCTCGGCAAGCCGATCAAGGTGGAGGATTTGCTGAGCCTGCTCTCTCGCGTGGCGGAGCTGAATGATCGCTCTCCCACAACTGCCGCGGAAGACGGGGTCACGCAGGACCCTCTGGCAGAGCTCAAAGCAAGGTACAGAGTGCAGATGGATACGTTCAAGGGCGAGTTCGCTCGCCTCGGGGCCCTGCCCCGGGACCGTCGGGCCGACGCCATGGCGGCCTTTAGTCACTCGATCGCCGGGACAGCCGGGAGCCTTGGCTTCACCGCGGTCTCAAACGCAGCCTTCGAGCTGGAAGCGGAGGCCAAACGGTGCCGCGATCTGAGTGTCGGGCCCGAAACGCTCGATCCGCTTATCCATGAGTTGGTGCGCCGGGTGGCACATTCCTGAAAGTTGCTATAGTAAACGGTGTTCGTTCGCTCAGGGGGGGCGTAGTCCTGCCACCGGAGTGAGTTGGTCCGTGTCGAAATGCATTGTCGTCGAGGACGACCCTTTCTGGTCGTCCGAAATCAGCGCGGCTCTGTTGTCGGCGGATGTTGAGGTGATCCACGCCGCAGACGGTCGTGAGGCGTTGGCCATGGCCCGGCACCATCAGGACGCCAGCATGGTGCTGGATATGATCCTGCCGGATGTCGACGGCGTCGAGGTGCTGCAGCGACTGGGTGCCATTGCGCCGGACATCGCGGTCCTCGCTGTCTCTGGCGGTGGGCGCCTCGGCCCCGCATTCTATTTGAAGCTCGCTCAAACATTCGGGGCCAAGGTCCAGCTTGCCAAGCCCTTCACTCAAGGCCAGCTTGTTGAGAACTGGATGGCTCTGGCCGCCTGATTACTATTCGTAGATTGCACCCAATTGAATAAAACCCAAACGATCCTGGTCGTCGATGACGATCCATTTATGCGAGATCTGGCAAGGGTCCACCTTGAGAGCGCAGGCTATGTTGTGGCCTTGGCGGACGGCGGGGCTGAAGGTGTTGCGAAGGCTCATTCCTTGCGACCGGCCGTCGTCGTCATGGATTTTTCCATGCCGGGTCTGTCTGGCACCGATACACTTAAACAAATCCGTGCGGACCCAAACACGTCGAAAACTCCGGTTCTGATGCTAACGGCCTGGTCGTCTGACGCCAGCCGTCTGGAAGCGGAAAATCTCGGTGCGACGTGGCTGGAAAAACCCCTCTCTGGTGAAGCACTGATCGATGCGGTGGGCCGCTTTATCACGTCCTAGGTGAGCGAAATGGTGTCTGATCAGAAGCCGCGTGGACCTCACCAGATCTTGGTGGTCGACGACGACCCGTTCATTCAGCAACTCGCACAAGCGATCCTCTCGTCGAGGGGGCAGAAAACCAGAGTCGTGGGCACTGGAGCCGAAGCTTTAGCGCGTATGGCTGAGCCGCCCCCGGACATGGTGCTTCTTGATCTCGGGCTGCCGGACGTTCCGGGGTTGGAGGTCTTGCGTCATTTCCGGGCCGCTCGCTCATGGGACCATGTCCGAATTCTGATGCTCACGGCCTCGCATGACGTTGAGGATATCGTCCGGGCGAAACAGGCCGGAGCGTCGGGCTACGTCTGCAAGCCGATTCAGCCTGACGCCTTGGCGGACATGGTCTGCGATCTGTTGGAGCAGGACACGCTTCTCTGGCTGGATGACTACACGCGAGCTCACAAACGATCTGACGTGACCCCCCGAAACTCTTCCAGGAAAAGCTAGAGTCCGACCGTCGAGCGGACCCCTGTTAAGACTGGATGAGAAAACGGGGTCACGGCACACTGACTGAGGTGCCGGGGAGCAGACCAGGGGTTTCGATCATTTGGGGACGACAACTCCCATCGAGCGGCTGGAATCTTGCTCGCGCCTGGACAGGCAAGGGAGCGTAAGTCAGACAGACCGGTCGTGGACCTCGTCTTGGGAGCGGGCCTTTCCAACGTCCTCAGGAGTCAAAAGTTGCCGGCTTAAGGCACACCCAGTAGGGACCCACGAGAACGACCAGCGGGGAGGCCTCT
Protein-coding regions in this window:
- a CDS encoding response regulator; translated protein: MNKTQTILVVDDDPFMRDLARVHLESAGYVVALADGGAEGVAKAHSLRPAVVVMDFSMPGLSGTDTLKQIRADPNTSKTPVLMLTAWSSDASRLEAENLGATWLEKPLSGEALIDAVGRFITS
- a CDS encoding PAS domain-containing protein translates to MDETLRLGVLHDQAVLDTPPEARFDRITAMAAAHFRVPIALVSLVDTDRQWFKSCIGLEVRETERGWAFCDHAIQLGAHKVLVVEDATLDARFKDNPLVTGPPHIRFYAGATLTTSEGVNLGSLCVIDTEARPVPADADLAHLRALADLVVDQIDLSRARKELEDRHRILDLGERLSGTGYWTLNTQTGAVFWSPQVYAIHGEDPATFNPGLGDALAFYIEEDRKLVSDLIKTRSENGQGWEFDAILVRADGSRRNVRSLAEVQKDPTGRVTGFFGVFKDLTDERQAVETAVEQERRYRLLADNVSDVIATYSPDGIFSYLSPSISELLGYSPEEMIGRTPYDIMVPEDHDRVAREFRQAAKTRLPLTVEYRAMTKDGRVRWLEARSRFQRDENDVIVEINDSVRDVTERREREVALAEARAVAEDAARMKADFLANMSHEIRTPLNGVLGFAEVLSNTALDHDQRRYLDRIRTAGKGLSALIDDILDFSKIESGKMTTERRAFDLKRLAADVVELTQVSVAGRLDLELAFDDGVSPWMMGDEQRTRQVLLNLLGNAAKFTHEGSVILRVGHSGGQLDLRVIDTGIGISSEALSGLFEGFTQADTTVGRRFGGTGLGLNISRSLARLMQGDVTLESQPDTGTTAIFTLPYAPAEAQSPTASASTDASSTRPLKILAVDDVAANLELLDILLARAGHAVVCATSGDAAIKCLERDAGFDLVLMDVQMPGMDGLAATRLVRAMANGAERIPVVALTANVLADQIEACRAAGMDDHLGKPIKVEDLLSLLSRVAELNDRSPTTAAEDGVTQDPLAELKARYRVQMDTFKGEFARLGALPRDRRADAMAAFSHSIAGTAGSLGFTAVSNAAFELEAEAKRCRDLSVGPETLDPLIHELVRRVAHS
- a CDS encoding response regulator, which encodes MVDDDPFIQQLAQAILSSRGQKTRVVGTGAEALARMAEPPPDMVLLDLGLPDVPGLEVLRHFRAARSWDHVRILMLTASHDVEDIVRAKQAGASGYVCKPIQPDALADMVCDLLEQDTLLWLDDYTRAHKRSDVTPRNSSRKS
- a CDS encoding response regulator, with amino-acid sequence MSKCIVVEDDPFWSSEISAALLSADVEVIHAADGREALAMARHHQDASMVLDMILPDVDGVEVLQRLGAIAPDIAVLAVSGGGRLGPAFYLKLAQTFGAKVQLAKPFTQGQLVENWMALAA